The Capsicum annuum cultivar UCD-10X-F1 chromosome 3, UCD10Xv1.1, whole genome shotgun sequence genomic sequence TATAAGCTTTCAGGGAGGAATTTGAAATGTTGATGCCGTTACTACAAATGTGGAAAAGCAACAAGAGCACAGACATATGCTGTTTTTAGTTCTTACACTTGCTGGGCTTCCTACCGACAATGATCCAATACGTGACCAGATTTTAGCTAGTTCTACAGTTCCTATAATTGATGAGTCATTCTCTCGTCTATTTTGTCTTGCCGCCCCTTCCAGTCACAAAGTGATTTCATTACCCAGCATTGACTCATCTATTCTCGCACCTCAAACCGTAGGAAAACGAACATATCAACGTATGGAGAATCGGTGAGAAGGAGGTCGTTTTGAAAAATCTCGATCTAAGTGTAGTTATTGCCATAAGTTTGGACACACTCAGGACATATGTCATATTTTGCTTGGCTCACCACCCAGTTGTGATCCTATTGCTATAAAGGAATATAATGAGATCCTTCGGAATCGAGTAAGGAAGAAGACATCTCCACAACCTATCAACCATTCAATAATGCTCATATTGCTCAGACAGAATATGATGAGTTCCTTCAGTATCGAGTATCAAGCAAGTTAGCAGACGTCTCCACAAGTAGTCTCGATTGCTCAGCCTGATGCTTTTGATGCTTTCGTTGGTGGTAATTCTTTTGCTTGTGTTTCACAGTCTAGTACTCTTGGATCATGAGTCATGGACTCTTCTTTGATCATACTTCTGGTAACAAATCACTTCTAtctgatattgtttattcacaatcaCTTCCTGCTATTACTCTAGCCAATGGGTTCCAAACTAGACCAAAAAGAGTTGGACAAGCTAAACCCTTATATTCTATTACTCTAGACCCTGTTCTTTATATCCCTGGATGTTTTTTTAATCTTGCATCTATTAGTCGTTTGATGCGTGCCCTTCATTGTAGTAAaacattttttttatgatttttttattatgcaGGACCATAGTATGGGACGGACAATTGACAcaggacatgaatcacaaggcTTTTACTatcttacctcttcaaattccttAACATCATGCTCCGTTATAAACCCTCCAGACCTAATTCACAAATGTTTGGGACATTCGAGTCTATCCAAGCTACATaagatggtgcctagtttgtTTAGTTTGTCTACATTAGATTGTGAGTTctgtcaacttgggaaacacactCGTGCTACATTTTCACGTAGTATTGAGTTGTTCggagtctattttctcattagtttattCTAATATTTCgggtcctagtagagtcagttcacccTTAGGATTTCGTGATTTTGTtagttttattaatgattttcttaaggtgtacttgggttttcttaatgaaagatcattctgagttattttctatattcaaaagtttttgtactgaaatacaaaattaatttgatgtTTCTATTTGTACTTTTTCtagtgataatgccttggaaTACTTACCCTCCCAGTTTCAGGAGTTTATGACTTACCAAAGAATTATTCACCAAACATCATGTCCATACACTCCTTAGAAAAACGGTAtagcaaaaaggaaaaataggcatCTCATTGAGACTGCTCACACTCTTGtcattgaatcccatgttccGCTGCGTTTTTGGGGTGATGCAATCCTCGCATCTTGCTATCTCATTAATAGAATGCCATCATCTTCGATTCAGAATCAGGTTTTCCATTCCATACTATTTCCTCGGTGATATCTCTACTCTATCCCCCCTCATGTCTTTGGGAGCACATGCTTTGTTCATAACTTAGTCTcaggaaaagataaattagccctTCATGCTCTCAAATATGTCTCTCTTAGTTGCTCTCGAGTTCGAAAAAGGGTATCGTTGCTATTCACCTAATCTTGGTTGTTACGTTATGTCCCCCGATGTTACATTCTTTGAGTCTCAACCTTACTATACATTTTCTGCTCATCTTGATATATACCTTCGGTCTTACGTGCAACCAACCTTTGAGGAATCTATGATTACTTTTACATCTCCAGTTGCAGTTCCACCACTTCTGACTTATCATTTCTATCCGCGTCTAACATTAGTCCTAGATGATTCATGTCATGCGCCGGACGCTGCTCGTACTGCGGACTTGCCTCCTCCTAGCTAGTCAtttgcacttcaaaaaggtataCAATCTACTCATAATActaacccacattatactttcttgagttatcatcgtctatcatcaccccattatgcttttgtatcatccTTGTTCTTTATTTCCATCCCATAAGATTAtaggtgaagcactttctcatTCAGGATGGAAGCAAActatgattgatgagatgtctGCTTTACATATGAGTGGTACTTAGGGAGCTTGTTTCCCTTTATGCAGGTGCTGTTGGTTGCGATTAGGTATATCAGTCAATTTGGTCAAATGGTACGCTGGGCTAGATTATAGTAACACCTTTTTTCCTGTGGCAAAAATAACATCTGTTCGTCTCTTTATATCTATGGATGCCATTCGTCATTGACCTCTTTATTAGTTGGACACTTAGAATGCTTTTCTGgcatggtgatcttgaggaaaaagtctatatggagcaaccactTGGTTTTGTTGCTTGGGGGAGTTTAGTACCCTTGTATACTGCTTGCGCGGGTCACTCTGAAACAGTCCCCTTGAGCTTGGTTTGGGAAGTTCAGCACAGTAATTTAGGAGCTTGGCATGGTGTGTAGTAGAGCTGATCACTCAGTATCAACATTCTGAACCAAATCTGTGAATTTATCTGGTGGTTTATGTTCATGATATCATTATCACcggcaatgatcaagatggtatcactaatttgaagcaacatctctttcaacATTTTCAGACTAAAGACCTCGGCAGACTGAAGTATTTTCTAGGTACTGAGGTTGCTCAGTCTagatcaggtattgttatttctcaacgtAAGTATGCCCTAGACATTTTTAAGGAGACAAGAATGATGGGATATTgacccattgacactcctatggatctAACTGCTAAACTTTTGCCAGGACAGGGGGCAACTCAGTGATCCTGGAAGGTATAGATGGCTGGTTGAAAAGTTGAATTATATCATAGTGACTAGACTAGACATATCTTTTCCTGTTAGTGTATGACTTGCCTTTGTAAGACTTTCCCttgtgatagtcattgggatgcagttgttcGTATTCTGTGATATATAAAGTCAGctccaggtaaaggactactcttcgagGATCAAGGCCATAagcatatcattggatatacaGATGCTGAATGGGCAGGATCACCCTTTGATAGATGTTCTTATTCGGATATTatgttttagtaggaggtaatttggtgtcctggaagagtaagaaacagaaTGTGGTTGCTCGATCTTGTGCAGAAacagaatatcgagcaatggctgtagcaacttgtgagctagtttggatcaaacaGTTGTTGAGAAAACTAAAATTTGGAGAATTTGGTAAGATGGAACTTGTGTGTGACAATCAACCGGCCCTTCATATCGCGTCAAATCCCGTGTTTCATGAGAGAATtaaacacatagagattgattgtcgcTTTGTCAGAGAAAAAGATACTCTTAGGAGATagtgttacaaaatttgtgaagtcaagtgatcaacttgcagatatcttcaccaaatCCCTCACTAGTCCTCGTATTGATTACATTATTGAAAACAAGTTAGGTACTTATGACATGTATGCACCAACTTGAGGGGCAGTGTTataatatgagtaggaataggaatagtatataaaatcctacttgaaaaatgattgtaatgtagtgtctataaatagggtcttaatgtaattatgtagatacacaattcaataataatatttttcttcattatttctcATAGTAATCACATAAATGTATTTTTAAGGCCTTTTAATATTTGGGCACCCAAGGCAAGGGCTTAACTTGCCTTACCCTAGAGTCACCCTTAAATACAAATAATGAAAGTAAACTTGATGTACACTACTACTAATTTGTGATGGTGCCATTAGACATTGCTCAAGCTCAAACTGATCTGTGGGCCCAAGGTACACCCACCCATGCTCAACCCAACTATGGGCCCTTGAGTACACTCACCCAAGCTCGACCTTACTGTAGTGCCTTGAGTACGCTCACTCAAGGTCAACCTGACTGTCTACCTATATGGACATACATCGTGCCCAGGCTGCGTGTACTGCAATCAAAATGGTAAAGTGTGCTAAACAGCTAAAGAGATATCACAAGGTAGCACAAACGACTTCTAAAAGATAACTAGTGATAAAGCATGCTAATCAACTAAACAATATCACGTCATATCAAGAAATCGCTTGACTATCAAATAATGTAAAGCACATGCTTAGGACCCTCACAGTGAACTCTAGGTACTTCAAACTAGCCAACCTAGCTATGCTAACCTATGCACATGGACAAAATGGTTTAAATGCATACAAGCAACACATTGTAACATGCTTTTAAGGAAAAGCAAATAAATTTAAAGTCAAAGCCTCATTTGCCTCAAGGGGAAATCTTTACTTCACTTGGAATGCTGAAATTGCTCCAAATGATCTCCAATGGCCTCAATCtattcaaaatcatgaataatgagtCCAAATTAGTTTGGAAGAATTGATCCCATAATTTTAGGACTCCTTGAGGTCGATCAACTCAAAGTTACCCTTCGggtcaaaatccaaaattaagtATATAGGTGTGTTATCCCTTAGCTAGAACATCCAATtctatattcaaaattcaattttgatatCAAATGCTAGTCCAAATCCTCGCTTTATCTCTTTTATTTAGGCCAGATCTAAAAAATCCGATTTTAGCCTTCAGAATCCATGATTTAACAGTTTAAAAAAACAAGCATAATACTGGACCAGTATAGAGAATCATTACCTTGATTGTAGCCTGTAGGTTCAGACTCCATTCTTCTTGATGCCAAACCCAAGAGCTCCTTGCTCAAACTCCACAAAAAAAGGacttctgaaaaaataaaatcagcTATATATACTGATCAGGCCTTCTTCGCGATTGCGGAGAACCTCTAGCGACCGCGCTGGGTTGGGTTAGCTGGCCATCACGATCATGCCGGAGTTTCCAACGGTGTTGCATTCACACTGAATAACTCCTGTATCCTTTGCAATCGTGAACTCCTCCTCGCCGTCGCGAAATGCAATTGCAAAATGAGTATCAGTGGTGCCGGAGCTGAATCACCCAAAGTCCCTTGAGTTCAATCCAAACCGTATTTACAAGTCCAAATATATTATATGAACCTTTAGGAAGTctcaaattatgatttaaagtagaAGCGCTCTAAAAGAAGGGTTGGATTTGTACACTTATTTCTCGTAGTGGATGTTTAATGTAATAGCCTAAGCTCTAACTTTGTTGATTGGAACCGGAAAGGAAAGTTTTGATATTGTTTCCTACaatgaccaaaataaccttgCGTGGTGCACTTTAATTACAGTTATGATGAAATAACATCAACTTTTTGACAAGTACTGCTGAAACAATTACTTAGCTTACAGATAGACGGAGGACTGCAAAGAGCGAAAACAATAGTGAAGGGTTAAAATGAATAGATACACCCATATTTAGGGACCATTTTGGCAAAAGAAAGAATATTATTCTCTTCCTTTGGATATTCGAATATCAGTATACTTTCAGAATATACTCAAATCTATGAGATATATACACTGAAGAACTCCTGAAGGACCCTATAATAAATCCAAAACAGAATAATTTGTATCTAAGTCAAATTCACTGATTGACCTACAGGTTCATAAAAACTAATTCTTACTGCCAGAAGAGAGAGGACCTGTCAGTGCAGAACACTCAGATTTTGAAAATACGACTTGTAGTGCGCAGACATATATTGTTTTATCTTGGAGTTAACTTTTGGACAGAAGGCATTTATCTTCTTACGATTTTTATAACTTTACAGTaattttacaacaacatacccagtgttaCACTCATagatggggtctggggagggtagtgtGTACACATACTTATACCTATTTTAATTcttaaaaatctttttattaaTTGCACCTAGACGGTGCCAAGTTTTACGACCTATGCATAAAGGAACACTTAGGCCAAACATATAACACAACAAGAAAGGCTGTTGATCCTTTGTTTTCTTCTCAATTCCTTGGTGAAGTACATTCTTTTAGGAATTGTTCATCTCTTTTATGTACTTCGTTAGAGATTGAGTTATcagttatatattatgttttaattttgttgaaaATTGGTTTTCTGCTTGCAGAGCATAGGCATGTTGGTTCCACAAACTTCAATCTACTCAGTAGCAGAAGTCACACAATATTTACGCTGGTATTTATGTTTTTACCAGTGAACTATAAATCCGTGATTCATTATGCTATTTGATCTATTTGCATATAGAGTTTCGTCGAAACAATGTGTACATAGTAATTTTAGATAACTTTCTTTTGGCAGACAATAGAAAGTAGCCCCTGCGGTGAATATAGTGAAGGAGGGGCAGTTACATTGTCACAGCTGGTAAAAACTCTGTTCTAGACTTGTTAGACTTCAACATAACTACTTTGAACAAATCATACATAACTTACAgcttttttgatgatttttacctATTGTATTGTGTTGTATGATTACTTTAAAAACAATATTGTTTTGGTTGTTACACAGGTTTTATTGTTTAGTATTGTTAACTTCGTTGTTATGTAACAATCGTAAGAGCTATTCTATGTAACGACTGATTTGGTGTAATGGTGTTGTTACCCCTTTATTCTTCTCATTTTTCccttactaattattttatagTGCCATTTTACCCTTCACCCCCatctttttttataataattctaCCCGTGAACTTATTCTTTGTATTATTGTgaatttattattcatattgCTGGTGCATGGTATTATGAAACGATGGAAATGAtgcaatttatcatcattatatGTATCAAAACAATATAGTATGATACATCATGAAACGTTGCATAACCAACATCCAAACAAGCTGTTACTGGCTTAAACTAGTCCTCGCTTCCTAACAACTGATTATTGGGTCAAGTTACTGTTATTTGTCTGAAAGTGTTGATCTTTGTTCTGATTGAGGACTTCTAACTCTCCATTTCCCACTTTTCTGCttcttgttaaaaaaaaaaaaatgcttgcAGCACCTTATTGATTTGGCAGGTTCTGAGAGCTCAAAGGCTGAAACCACCGGTGTGCGCCGAAAGGAGGGATCTTACATCAACAAAAGCCTACTGACTCTTGGAACTGTAAGGATCCAAATGACTTTATTGTATCATCAGAGAAATAGTTTTTCTGGACTAGTATCTTCTCTTTTGACATTCAACTTAGATGTTTAAGAGAAACTTGTATACAGGACGTACCAATATCAAGTATATTGACTTGACATTGTAATGTGCACAAAGGACAGAAGATTTTAAAACCAGGGactttttgatgatttatttttgaAGAACCAAACTCTAGCTATATCATTTTGTGTATTTGATGAACAAGGTCAAGTTAAAAGAGGTGTGTAGTGTATATTTGTAAATGATGAATTTATGAAAGAGGTTTAGAAAATGTTGTGTGAGCATTGTATGATACATAAGTACTTTGCAGATGCTTCTATTCGTGGTTGGACTAATCGAAAGTCCATTTAAAAGGTTTCATTTCTTCACAAAATAACTAGACAAGATGAGGTTTGTGACTAAGAGAaccaaaagaaggaagaaaagaaagtaGGTTCCGATCTTTGGTTTTCATTTGTTGTGGGGTAAATTGACTTGTTTTCCTTGCAGGTTATTTCCAAGTTAACTGATGGGAAAGCTACTCATATACCATATAGAGATTCAAAACTGACCAGGCTTCTTCAATCCTCATTAAGTGGTCAAGGACGCGTATCTGTAAGTTCTTCAttctttatgtgttgttgttaacAGCATGACTATCATACAAATGATCCTTATTAAACCGATATCAGTTTGAATTAAAGGGAATACCTTACCAATCTGTTTTTTCTTCGTCTGTAATAGCTAATATGCACTGTGACTCCTTCGTCAAGCAATTCTGAGGAGACACATAACACATTGAAGTTTGCTCATCGTGCTAAACACATTGAGATTCAAGCAGCACAAAACAAGGTAAGACAAGTCCAGATGCATGATGCCTTCGATTGGGGGTTGTCAGTGTGCTTGAACTGGAAACTGTCAATTCGCAGataattgatgaaaaatcacTTATCAAGAAATATCAAAACGAAATTCGTCGTCTAAGAGAAGAGTTAGAACAACTAAAGCGAGGCATCGTTGCAGTTCCACAAATGAAGGATAGCGGAGAAGATTTTGTGCTCCTGAAACAAAAGGTAACCTTGGCCGATGTTGCTTTCTCCTCGCCTCTACATTTTCTGCCTTTCATCAGTCAGCAAAATTGACCGGGAGAGGTCATACTTCTGTTTCATTCAACTTCATAAAAGATTACAAGTAGTCAGCTAATTTTCAGGAGATTGAGTTGATGTCGTTTCCTCTAtctatttgcatatgatttcagCCTTGTTTTCTTGAAGGGGCTCTTGGATGAAGTGATACAGGAAGAGGGTGGGAAGGGCTACCTTCTGCTAAGCTGAAGTGAATGAATAGGTCAAacatatttacaaaaaaaaaaaaatgaacaggGGAAGAATTATTAggtaaacaaataaaaatgaataggGCAAACATAAAGTTAAGGTAATCATTTATAGGTGGTTATAGTGGTCGCTTTGTCAGTATTTTCCATCTCTCTCTTTGTTTgagttttatttgaattattttgataGATTTAGAGACCTCAACAAGTTTGGGATTATGGCATAGCtgtttattttgatatattatttataccTTTATGGTTTTCCTTAACTGATAATGGGCTTGTAATGTTCTATTACTGGTTATAGGGTGCTATGTTCTGAAACCCCCTTTGTACTATTTAATAATCCTTTCAATGGAAATTTAGCTGCCACAGTTGCTAGTTTTGAATCTTATGCACTGGCATATTTGATGTTAATTATATTTGTTCCTTCCCTGTAGTTTTTTTGGGTAGATTTATGTGAGCTTGTTGTTTGATTGAATCCTTCATATTGTAAAGAATACAAAGGTTTAGCAGCTTTCCTGTTATCTGGCTGATCTTGAAATCATTGTTGGCTGTCTCAGACATCTGGCTCTGACTGAATAATCACTGCAGAAAGTGCTGCATTTTCTACACTTAATACATCATTGTCATTAACAGTGTTTGGTTTACAGTGAATTGGATGTTTTTGTTTAAGATATTGTGTTAGAGTGCACAATGGTTTGTTACTATTGTGTAATGCATTATGTAACTAAAGTTCATCTACTTTGACATACTTCTTAAAGCTAGAAGATGGTCAAGTCAGACTACAGTCGAGGTTGGAACAAGAAGAGGAAGCTAAAGCAGCTTTGCTTGGTAGAATACAGCGTCTAACAAAGCTAATTCTAGTATCCACTAAAACTTCACAGTCCTCAAGATTTCCTCATCGGGCTGGTCCTAGAAGAAGGCATTCCTTTGGGGAAGAAGAGGTGCTGTTACTCGTAATGATTCCTTTGTTTTGATACTTGCCTTTGCAATATGTTCATTTAGTTCCAGTACTTAGTAGCGTTTCCAAAGGTAAACGAACAGAGGCGGATCCAGAATTTTGAAATTCTGGGTGCCACAGTTTTTATGACTTGATCTATTTTGAGCTTCGGTTCAGATAATTGTCTTTTTGGTTTATATGGATAATTAAATAGCTACGACAATTTTAAACAAAGGcataaaagttcaataatattactagtatcaataaaaatatattatgtattcatAGTTGTCCTCGACAATTATTCTAGAGCTATCAATGCAAGGATGGATGTCTCGAACAAAAACTCACTGTAGATGCATATTAGATACTCAGGGCAAAAGCTTAATAAATTAATAGGAACTCATATGAAAAAAAGAGTCgataacaaataaagaaaaaagaaaaaagaagagttaATATGTAAAGCCTATTAGATGAAGAAGACAAAAGTTCATCTGAAAACGTTGCAAGCTGGGATCGATCTCTCACCCATGGGCAAAGCATGGACGCTCAACCAGTGGCACTAGATGGCTGCTTGTTACTGCGGGTGccactttatatatttattatatttctaatGCATATATATACAGTTTCAATCGAGGTATGTGGGTGATGTGGCACCCCCTCCCTCCTTCATGGATCCACCCTTGTAACCGATTATAATATGATGCAACACTCTACACAAGGGAGGAACCTGCCTTTCCACACTTCAGTACTGTTTTTAGTTTTACAAGGTCTTAACTgtcctttttcctttcctttgTTGAGTTTATAGCTTGCATATCTTCCTCATCGAAGACGAGATCTCATCTTGGAAGATGAAAATGTTGATTTGTATGTTTCGGTTGATGGCAACATGGACATTTCTGACGATACATTCAAAGAGGAAAAGAAGACTCGGAAAAATGGATTGCTTAACTGGTTTAAGCCACGGGTATTTGGAATTTACTCTATTGTTATTACAACCACTTCacttcatgtatcatgtttttacaATTATGTTAGTGGCAAGGACATGGGAACTGTTTTTATTTATCATGTAAAAAACACATTACAGTTAACAATGACGATCTAAAAGAACTCTTCTATACAACTATATGTGACATGATTTTTCCATTTTATGACATATCAAAAGATTCATTAAGCATTTGTTATCTCGGTGGTCATTCATAATCTCATTTTATACTCAGACGGCAGTATAAACAGAATGTAATGTGGATAAACTCTGAACTATGCTGTTTATATCAACTGAGGAAATTGTCTGTTTTATGGAATCAATGAAGGGACAGCTTATTATGTTCCTAGCTGTAttttctttttccccttttcactatAACTGTTCACGACCTTTTACTTAATAAGTTCTAGCATTTGCATGCGGAACAGTATAGAAAAGGATTTTCAGAGGTTTTAGTTGaaagatttatatatatgtatatagaaaaACTATTGGAGAAGTTTGTGTTGATCCATGATAGCATGGTGGGTTTAATTCTGGCATACCTTGACCGCACTGTGGTTTATGTGGCCAAAATTTCTCGTGTTTGTATGCTTGCAATCCCTAGGGTCAATCAAGCCTTTGAAACTAGTGAAAATAGTCCCCATGCTCTGAGACCTGAGTTACTATTTTCAACAGGACATTCTTAGCTTGTTATTTATGGTGCTTCAAATTCTTCTGCTCTTATTCACAGAGACGAGACAGTGGGTCAGGTACATTGGCGAGCACTAGTGATAGATCCAGTGGAATCAAGTCAACTAGTACACCATCCACTCCTCTAGCTGAAAATCACATGGAATCGAGCAATTCACGCTCTATACCCACAGAAAGTACACCATCGGCAGAGCGTTTATCTGATGTCATATTGGATAAAGAAGTTCCAGAGGATAACCTTTTGGACCCGGAGACTTCTATGGTATGGAAGTTGATATTTTGCAACGTTTGATAATGAAGTGAACATTAGTATATCTATTGGATTTCATGTAACAAACCCCAATATAGGGTTATCAGAGTTAATTTAAATATAGTGTTGATCTGGAAATGCTGCTCTTGAATTCTTCCATTTCTAGGGTGTCTGAAGTTTCTCTGAGTAGTCCCAGAAGATGAAACTAGTGATTGGATCCAAATATTTACCTCATGAAATAAAGTTTAGAATGCTCTCACATGGAATCACTGTCAGCTTTGTGCTTTGACGTTTACAGTGTGTTTTCATGGTCTGGTTACTCATAGTTTTACTCTTGtgtaatagactagcatgaagaCAATTGATCAAATTGACCTCCTGAGAGAGCAGCAAAAGATTTTGTCAGGTGAAGTGGCACTGCATACCAGTGCTTTAAAACGGTTGTCAGAGGAAGCTACACCCAGTCCAAAGAAAGAACAAGTGCAAGTATAAGTCATGAAACAATCTCTTCTGcatcttttgtattttatttaaaatgcAACTGTTATATTTTCTGACTTAAAACTCTTTGAGTGCCTAAGATGGAGATTAGGACGCTGAAGGATGAAATAAGAATGAAGAATGAACAAATAGCTTCATTGGAGAAGCAAATTGCTGAGTCCATTACTAGCCCTTGTGACATGATGGAAAACCAAGAAGAAATTGTTGTAAGTTTGGCTTCTTCTACTTCAATAAAATTATTTCCTTATCAGGTAAAAGAGTCTGGTTTCCTTCATCAAAAAACGAAAGAGTCTGGTTTCTTCTATTATTGAATGGAAGCAGATATGTTGAAAGTATACTAATCTATGTAAACTGTTTTTCTTTTGTATGCACTCTGCAGTCTGTTGCTGATCTCTTGGCACAGTTGAATGAGAAGTCTTTCGAACTTGAGGTAGTATTACCAGATGCCTTCACTAagaatattatttcttccatttctccTTATAGTTCGAGTTTATGGATATCCTTTCAATTACATCGTTGAGT encodes the following:
- the LOC107863735 gene encoding kinesin-like protein KIN-7K, chloroplastic isoform X2 — encoded protein: MKNIYHHDASSLGLKIISASQVGTFVEGIKEEVVLSPAHALSLIAAGEEHRHVGSTNFNLLSSRSHTIFTLTIESSPCGEYSEGGAVTLSQLHLIDLAGSESSKAETTGVRRKEGSYINKSLLTLGTVISKLTDGKATHIPYRDSKLTRLLQSSLSGQGRVSLICTVTPSSSNSEETHNTLKFAHRAKHIEIQAAQNKIIDEKSLIKKYQNEIRRLREELEQLKRGIVAVPQMKDSGEDFVLLKQKLEDGQVRLQSRLEQEEEAKAALLGRIQRLTKLILVSTKTSQSSRFPHRAGPRRRHSFGEEELAYLPHRRRDLILEDENVDLYVSVDGNMDISDDTFKEEKKTRKNGLLNWFKPRRRDSGSGTLASTSDRSSGIKSTSTPSTPLAENHMESSNSRSIPTESTPSAERLSDVILDKEVPEDNLLDPETSMTSMKTIDQIDLLREQQKILSGEVALHTSALKRLSEEATPSPKKEQVQMEIRTLKDEIRMKNEQIASLEKQIAESITSPCDMMENQEEIVSVADLLAQLNEKSFELEVRAADNRIIQDQLNQKTHECENLQEAIVSFKQQLSDALDKRAHSPSVAHSLRPSETKSLLVELIAEKESGALKDAKETLFLQAQARETEELHKKVAELVEVKEKLELRNQKLAEESTYAKGLASAAAVELKALSEEVAKLMHYNEKLAAELAAQKSSSTQRKPSVSMRNGRRDAHPRRNEQNVLSADMKRELALCRERELSYEAALAERDHKEAELQSKVEESKQREAYLENELANMWVLIAKLKKSQGAESDPSESTLLESHRIDGF